One genomic segment of uncultured Desulfobacter sp. includes these proteins:
- a CDS encoding transposase, whose translation MSLAQNASKNIVDRLTWHTANRDQTGIAKDLAEGKDIPEVYGLGEAGLFDEFFYFLDHFEFTNLLMELEPKSKQRNSPVPFMRIIFIYMMRIVAGLHFFWHTDSVILRSQALMRLVGFNGREIKEGTCNRGKKKSSCDEKAPIPIRGPVSCDFIKNTMASIVAPTLEKMFNRGISILAAHKFFPKKIHALLDASEIESTEKCNGCGKVTKEKPPELKLRKKRIRKVLETVFGFKIWVVWDPNSRLPLAIRFATIEVHDITFAQEVVQQAIDNLGEHAKITSLAIDRGFTDGIFLWWLNSKTKVSCKLIDHLAMQPCVARF comes from the coding sequence ATGAGTTTAGCCCAAAATGCATCAAAAAATATAGTAGACCGCTTGACCTGGCATACAGCAAACAGGGACCAAACAGGCATCGCCAAAGATCTTGCCGAAGGTAAAGATATCCCTGAAGTATATGGCCTTGGGGAAGCTGGATTATTCGATGAGTTTTTTTACTTTCTTGATCATTTCGAATTTACCAACCTGCTCATGGAACTTGAACCAAAATCAAAACAAAGAAACAGTCCGGTCCCATTCATGCGTATCATTTTTATTTATATGATGCGTATTGTGGCTGGCCTTCATTTTTTTTGGCACACAGACTCTGTTATTCTTCGAAGTCAGGCCTTAATGCGTCTTGTCGGCTTTAACGGCAGGGAGATAAAAGAAGGGACTTGCAATAGGGGTAAGAAAAAATCCTCTTGCGATGAAAAAGCGCCCATTCCAATCCGAGGACCGGTATCTTGTGATTTCATAAAAAATACAATGGCATCAATTGTTGCACCAACCCTGGAAAAAATGTTTAACAGGGGAATATCGATTTTAGCGGCACATAAGTTTTTTCCAAAAAAAATTCATGCTCTGCTTGATGCTTCCGAGATTGAATCAACAGAAAAATGTAACGGCTGTGGCAAAGTAACCAAAGAAAAACCGCCCGAACTCAAACTTCGTAAAAAGCGCATTCGAAAAGTTTTGGAAACTGTTTTTGGATTTAAAATATGGGTGGTTTGGGATCCAAACAGCCGCCTTCCTTTAGCCATACGTTTTGCTACAATTGAGGTTCATGACATAACTTTTGCTCAGGAAGTGGTTCAGCAGGCAATTGACAATCTGGGGGAACATGCCAAAATCACTTCCCTTGCCATTGACCGTGGGTTCACGGACGGCATTTTTTTATGGTGGCTCAACAGTAAAACTAAAGTTTCCTGTAAATTAATTGATCATCTTGCTATGCAACCATGCGTAGCAAGGTTTTAA
- a CDS encoding iron chelate uptake ABC transporter family permease subunit, with the protein MLDLFYAPLTETYFQKALIGGSIVAMVAGVVGCLVVLRRMAFLGDALSHAMIAGVAGGYLVMKLAFDLEAHAPGMLLGSLIAAVTTVALISFVSRISRVKEDTAIGIMYTGIFALGVVAVSIFRHYIHIDLMHFIMGDILGVADIDLWVSAFVGAGVLTVLILFFRHFQLATFDPVMAASIGLPVVLLDYLLTTCVSLVVVSAVSMVGVILVVGLLITPAATAYLLCDRLDKMMALSALFGVTSVVGGLYLCVWLDSAGGGAIMLFCTLQFLVVLFLAPKYGLLFRWMRLRNLVPQQEVEDVLTTVLRNKKPASVDIIRKYTGQGKNLVKVLKRMIQDGLITQQNQAYALTDKGNKEAHTVLRAHRLWESYLESIGTPEKEVHSIAHRLEHLDQAQTSAYLDKKLGSPKTDPHGKEIPAKIPKAL; encoded by the coding sequence ATGCTGGACCTTTTTTATGCCCCCCTGACGGAAACTTACTTTCAAAAGGCGCTGATCGGCGGTTCCATTGTTGCCATGGTGGCAGGGGTTGTGGGATGTCTTGTAGTGCTTCGGCGAATGGCTTTTTTAGGCGATGCCCTCTCCCATGCCATGATCGCAGGCGTAGCCGGCGGGTATCTGGTCATGAAGCTTGCCTTTGACCTGGAAGCCCACGCTCCGGGCATGCTTTTGGGTTCGCTCATTGCGGCTGTGACCACAGTGGCCCTGATTTCCTTTGTTTCCAGAATTTCAAGGGTAAAGGAGGATACAGCCATCGGGATCATGTACACGGGAATTTTTGCTTTGGGCGTAGTGGCGGTCTCTATCTTCAGACATTATATCCACATTGATCTGATGCATTTCATCATGGGGGACATCCTGGGGGTGGCTGACATTGATCTTTGGGTATCCGCCTTTGTTGGCGCAGGCGTACTTACCGTTCTCATCCTTTTTTTCAGGCATTTCCAATTGGCCACCTTTGATCCGGTCATGGCCGCGTCAATAGGGTTGCCTGTGGTGCTTTTGGATTATCTGCTCACCACCTGTGTTTCCCTAGTGGTGGTCTCGGCCGTGAGCATGGTCGGAGTGATCCTGGTGGTAGGGCTTTTAATCACACCGGCGGCGACCGCATACCTGCTTTGTGATCGCCTGGACAAAATGATGGCGCTTTCCGCCCTGTTCGGGGTGACATCCGTGGTTGGCGGGCTTTACCTTTGCGTCTGGCTGGACTCTGCCGGAGGGGGCGCAATTATGCTTTTTTGCACCCTCCAGTTTTTGGTAGTACTGTTTCTTGCACCTAAATACGGCCTGTTGTTCCGGTGGATGCGGCTGCGCAATCTTGTTCCCCAGCAGGAGGTAGAGGATGTCTTGACCACGGTGCTGCGCAACAAAAAGCCTGCGTCCGTCGATATCATTCGAAAATATACAGGTCAGGGTAAAAATTTGGTCAAGGTTTTAAAACGAATGATCCAGGATGGGCTGATCACCCAGCAGAATCAGGCATATGCCCTGACAGACAAGGGGAACAAGGAGGCTCATACCGTCCTGCGGGCGCACCGGTTGTGGGAGTCCTACCTTGAGAGCATCGGCACCCCGGAAAAAGAGGTTCATTCTATCGCCCACAGGCTTGAACATCTGGACCAGGCCCAGACTTCGGCCTACCTGGATAAAAAGCTGGGCAGCCCCAAAACTGATCCCCATGGAAAAGAGATTCCAGCAAAAATACCCAAGGCATTGTGA
- a CDS encoding transposase, translating to MFILRDLIVPLQAEFSNTAQGQKRKVWFAYTLLAVVVPFTSSITSNLLRALQTLFGLKLHSQRFYAFMASPTLPWKGLWRAMWGMISSPDTDGRIMVGLDDSINPKSGRKIFGCAHFHDHAAKSNQCLYPWSQCILAVGLLKKIKSRWACLPLDFRFYMMKKDIEAKSATVKRKGKVLSFESKMTQAATMIKDIRNYFQQPVLVITDSWFGNDGLWSRLDRGGDGFFHMLTRMRTNITLYNVAPVSTGKRKAGRPRKYGSRLGSVADCAACWKKKCRAYMVFLYGKTREVQAYSQIFMLKTMKCPVRVVFVYRKTRYVALMTTDLTLSVEQIIEYYGARWKIESGFKEIKQEIGSSKSQVRNAESVMNHLNFCMMATTLTWIYADRLENAPDRRHKIRGRAGFAFSDVRKTIAEAALSSDFYRVCPMPGQTPQKSFVKTLLRMVA from the coding sequence ATGTTTATATTACGTGATTTAATAGTACCTTTACAAGCTGAATTTTCTAATACTGCTCAGGGACAGAAAAGAAAAGTCTGGTTTGCATACACGTTGCTCGCTGTAGTGGTACCATTTACATCATCAATCACCTCCAACCTGTTACGTGCCCTACAAACTTTGTTTGGTCTAAAACTGCATAGCCAGAGGTTTTATGCATTTATGGCGAGTCCAACACTGCCGTGGAAAGGACTATGGCGAGCCATGTGGGGAATGATTTCGTCACCAGATACAGACGGACGAATAATGGTAGGACTGGATGATTCCATAAATCCAAAAAGTGGAAGGAAAATCTTTGGTTGCGCACATTTTCACGATCATGCAGCAAAGTCAAACCAGTGTTTATATCCATGGTCACAGTGTATCCTGGCAGTAGGATTATTGAAAAAAATAAAATCTCGATGGGCCTGCCTGCCCCTTGATTTTCGCTTTTATATGATGAAAAAGGATATTGAGGCAAAATCTGCAACTGTCAAACGAAAAGGGAAAGTTCTTTCTTTTGAGAGCAAGATGACACAGGCTGCCACGATGATAAAGGATATTCGAAATTATTTTCAGCAACCAGTGTTGGTTATTACAGATAGTTGGTTTGGCAATGATGGCCTCTGGTCCAGGTTGGATCGTGGTGGAGACGGCTTTTTCCATATGCTCACTCGTATGCGAACAAATATTACGCTGTATAACGTTGCTCCTGTTTCTACAGGGAAACGCAAGGCTGGTCGCCCACGAAAATATGGCAGCCGTCTGGGTTCTGTGGCTGATTGTGCTGCATGCTGGAAGAAAAAGTGCCGGGCTTATATGGTTTTCTTGTACGGCAAAACAAGGGAAGTACAGGCGTATTCACAAATCTTTATGTTGAAAACGATGAAATGTCCGGTACGAGTTGTTTTTGTCTATCGGAAAACACGATACGTTGCCCTCATGACCACAGATTTAACGCTTTCTGTTGAACAAATTATAGAATATTATGGCGCACGCTGGAAAATAGAATCCGGATTCAAGGAGATCAAGCAGGAAATTGGTAGTTCAAAATCACAAGTTCGGAATGCGGAATCCGTGATGAATCACCTTAACTTCTGCATGATGGCCACAACGCTGACATGGATCTATGCCGACAGGTTGGAAAATGCGCCAGACAGAAGACATAAAATTCGGGGACGAGCCGGATTTGCATTTTCTGATGTGCGTAAGACTATAGCGGAGGCAGCATTGAGTTCTGATTTTTATAGGGTTTGCCCTATGCCGGGCCAAACCCCACAAAAATCTTTCGTTAAAACCTTGCTACGCATGGTTGCATAG
- a CDS encoding YajD family HNH nuclease produces MSNKEGNLVQKVLEEQQSRQTGYRERALKMFPWICAHCGREFEGKRVKELTVHHKDHNHDNNPPDGSNWELLCIYCHDNEHSRDQVADAYSDEIAGSTADSGGTTNPFAGLGDMLKGKL; encoded by the coding sequence ATGTCAAATAAAGAAGGAAACCTAGTACAGAAAGTATTGGAGGAGCAACAATCCCGCCAGACCGGCTACCGAGAGCGTGCTCTTAAGATGTTCCCCTGGATCTGTGCCCATTGTGGCCGTGAGTTTGAAGGCAAACGAGTCAAGGAACTCACTGTTCACCATAAAGACCATAACCACGACAATAACCCGCCTGATGGGAGCAACTGGGAATTACTTTGTATCTATTGCCACGACAACGAACATTCCCGGGACCAAGTCGCCGATGCCTATTCCGATGAAATAGCCGGAAGCACCGCAGACTCCGGGGGCACCACGAATCCTTTTGCCGGGCTTGGGGATATGCTGAAAGGGAAATTGTAA